In Blastopirellula sediminis, the following proteins share a genomic window:
- a CDS encoding NuoI/complex I 23 kDa subunit family protein — MLTWFRNVYAAVVTVAQGLSITIRYWFSTYDKNRKAFTEHYEYPELPVHVSPRYRGFHRFDLTTCIACDQCAKACPVDCIYIGKERVEGAKGFAVTGFTIDYTKCMFCALCVEPCPVDCIFMGGTLDLSSYSRDGAIVDFSRLPVEIAWGRSTLNPTAVAESKVIVQPVHGGPNQ, encoded by the coding sequence ATGTTGACCTGGTTCCGCAACGTCTACGCCGCGGTAGTGACGGTCGCCCAAGGTCTGTCCATTACAATTCGTTATTGGTTCAGCACTTACGATAAAAACCGCAAGGCGTTTACCGAGCACTACGAGTATCCCGAACTCCCGGTCCATGTCTCGCCCCGCTATCGCGGCTTTCACCGTTTTGACCTGACGACCTGCATTGCCTGCGACCAATGTGCGAAAGCTTGCCCGGTCGACTGCATCTACATTGGCAAAGAGCGGGTCGAAGGGGCGAAGGGGTTTGCCGTTACCGGCTTTACGATCGACTACACGAAGTGCATGTTTTGCGCACTTTGCGTCGAGCCCTGCCCGGTCGACTGTATTTTCATGGGGGGGACGCTCGACCTGAGCAGCTATAGCCGTGACGGGGCGATCGTCGATTTCTCGCGTCTGCCGGTCGAGATCGCCTGGGGGAGAAGCACCTTGAATCCGACGGCCGTCGCCGAGTCGAAGGTAATCGTCCAGCCGGTCCACGGTGGTCCCAATCAATAG
- the csrA gene encoding carbon storage regulator CsrA: MLVLSRKKNESIVINNDITIVVVEIRGDKVRLGVEAPKEVPVHRREVYDAILRNEAQEKAGADSPSSEG, from the coding sequence ATGTTGGTTCTCTCAAGGAAAAAGAACGAAAGTATTGTCATTAACAATGACATTACGATCGTGGTCGTGGAAATTCGCGGCGACAAGGTACGCCTGGGCGTAGAAGCTCCCAAGGAAGTCCCGGTGCATCGCCGCGAAGTTTATGATGCGATTCTTCGCAACGAGGCCCAGGAAAAAGCGGGCGCCGATTCGCCCAGTTCCGAAGGCTAG